The proteins below are encoded in one region of Gopherus flavomarginatus isolate rGopFla2 chromosome 12, rGopFla2.mat.asm, whole genome shotgun sequence:
- the LOC127032131 gene encoding olfactory receptor 10A7-like has protein sequence MADTEQGNQTSLTEFIFLGFETVPKLESLLFLVSFVIYIVTMAGNILIVVLVVTDQYLHTPMYFFLGNLSCLEICYTSTILSRTLASFLTGDKTISVGGCITQCYFVGFFAGTECYLLAAICKPLHYATLRNGSFYLQLAAGSWISALLASSIVTGMMVQLTFCGQNEIDHFFCESIQLINLYRNSIY, from the coding sequence ATGGCAGACACAGAACAGGGAAATCAAACCTCCCTCACAGAGTTCATCTTCCTGGGATTTGAGACTGTCCCCAAACTGGAGAGTCTTCTCTTTCTGGTGTCCTTTGTGATTTACATTGTGACCAtggctgggaacatcctcatTGTTGTTCTAGTTGTGACTGATCAGTACCTTcacactcccatgtacttcttcctggggaacttatCTTGCTTGGAGATCTGCTACACCTCAACCATCCTGTCCAGGACGCTGGCCAGTTTCCTGACAGGGGACAAGACCATTTCTGTTGGTGGTTGCATCACACAATGTTACTTTGTTGGCTTCTTTGCAGGCACCGAGTGTTATCTCCTGGCAGCGATATGCAAACCACTGCATTATGCAACCCTTAGGAATGGCAGTTTCTACCTCCAGCTAGCAGCTGGGTCTTGGATAAGTGCGTTGCTAGCTAGTTCCATAGTAACTGGTATGATGGTACAATTAACTTTCTGCGGCCAAAATGAAATTGATCATTTCTTCTGTGAATCTATACAATTAATAAATCTCTACCGCAACAGCATCTACTAG
- the LOC127032529 gene encoding olfactory receptor 1009-like yields MAMKNQTTVTEFIFLGLSSDPQMQIFLFSVFLVIYLITLGGNIVIMVVIRADSHLHIPMYFFLFHLSFVDICYSSVTVPNMLMNFLAERKTISVIGCIAQMFFMLLSAPTEAFILSAMAYDRYAAICDPLHYMETMNPRICVQLVNGAWAIGFFYALLNTVFALKLHFCGPSQISHFSCELPPLLRLSCTETLTTEVVLHTSFLTFASISFLLTLISYIHIIFSILRIRSAEGRNKAFSTCSSHLIVVGLLYLTAFLQHTKPSSVSSVVLDEIFSIQYSILTPMLNPIIYSLKNKEVKTALRKMLGKLKFLK; encoded by the coding sequence ATGGCAATGAAGAATCAAACCACAGTGACCGAATTTATCTTCCTGGGACTTTCCAGTGACCCACAGATGCAGATTTTCCTTTTCTCGGTGTTTTTAGTTATTTACCTAATCACTCTGGGTGGTAACATAGTGATCATGGTGGTGATAAGAGCTGATTCTCACCTTCACATCCCTATGTACTTCTTCCTCTTCCATTTATCCTTTGTTGATATTTGTTATTCCTCAGTCACAGTGCCTAATATGCTGATGAACTTCCTAGCAGAGCGCAAAACTATTTCTGTCATTGGCTGCATTGCTCAGATGTTCTTCATGCTCCTCTCAGCTCCTACTGAAGCTTTCATTCTCTCAGCCATGGCTTATGACCGCTATGCTGCCATCTGTGACCCGTTGCATTACATGGAAACAATGAACCCAAGGATCTGTGTTCAGCTGGTGAATGGAGCATGGGCAATAGGCTTCTTCTATGCCCTGctaaacactgtttttgccctcaAGCTGCATTTTTGTGGACCCAGTCAAATCAGCCATTTCAGCTGTGAGCTCCCTCCTCTCTTACGACTGTCCTGCACTGAAACCCTCACCACTGAAGTGGTGCTTCATACTTCGTTTCTGACATTTGCCTCAatctccttcctcctcaccctaATCTCCTACATTCACATCATCTTCAGCATCCTGAGGATACGCTCTGCCGAGGGCAGgaataaagccttctccacctgcagctcccacctgatTGTGGTTGGCTTGTTGTACCTGACAGCTTTTCTCCAGCACACAAAACCCAGCTCAGTCTCTTCTGTGGTGCTGGATGAAATATTCTCCATCCAGTACAGCATCTTgacccccatgttaaaccccatcatctacagcctgaaaaacaaGGAGGTGAAAACAGCTCTAAGGAAAATGTTGGGGAAATTAAAGTTTCTCAAGTAA